Proteins from one Triticum aestivum cultivar Chinese Spring chromosome 7A, IWGSC CS RefSeq v2.1, whole genome shotgun sequence genomic window:
- the LOC123152585 gene encoding uncharacterized protein yields the protein MKKGALALFLLLLAVASHGTWCEAAPRRAMAGAALQPHEIQGQRLLEMSRARKLGHTGGRGSGGGASGAGRHTGTGGGAVNTRPHNTKNGGAVALPALVTSALALVFTTVILLSALSF from the exons ATGAAGAAAGGTGCcctcgctctcttcctcctcctcctcgccgtcgcttCCCATGGCACATGGTGTGAGGCAGCTCCGAGAAGGGCCATGGCTGGTGCAGCTCTCCAGCCCCATG AAATCCAAGGCCAGAGGCTCCTGGAGATGTCGAGAGCCAGGAAGCTTGGGCACACGGGAGGCCGCGGCTCCGGTGGTGGAGCGAGCGGTGCCGGGAGGCACACCGGTACCGGTGGCGGCGCGGTGAACACGAGGCCGCACAACACCAAGAACGGCGGCGCTGTGGCGCTGCCGGCTCTGGTGACCTCCGCTCTGGCACTGGTTTTCACCACTGTCATTCTTCTCTCGGCGCTCAGCTTCTAA